TCCTAAGTGTGCTGAATAATGTGAGAGCCCTGCTGTTTGAGGCCAAGAGGCCAGCACTTGATTCTTATGGCTGTCAGACGGATGGCAACAGGAAGCTTGCAAGCAAGATCTGATTGCAACAGCACACTGcccagctgcaattcccagcagctggcctTTAGAGTCATACTGCCTCCAGCGGTGGCATGGGGACATAGAGCAATTGTAGCTAGCAGCCATGGATAGCCTCATCATCCATGGAAGGGGGGTGCAAAAGGTTCATGTTTTTTGTAGGGCAGTGGGGGTGATAAGCACTGAAACAGGTCAGCTGTGACGAGAATGGGACATCCTGCAAGTCACAAGTGACAACCTCACCTGCTAATGCAACAAGGACACCAGCAGAGCTGCCTGCCTCCACACCTAGTGCCTCTTGTGATTGcaaaaaaaatagggggggggggtggagagactgGCACAACAGATCCCTAAGGAGCACCAGAGCAGCCCAAGAGGGAACCAGCCCCTTTGCAATGCTCTGCTTTCTGgtctttttaatgtaagatgttttaATGCGCCAAGTTGGGGGAGGCTGTGCTCAAACCTTCCACGCTTGCTATTCAAACAGCTTGGTGCGCTCTCTCACTGCTGCCGGGGTGGTGGTGTCTAGCCAGGTTTTTTGTCCCTGCTGATGCCTCCTGGGGGTCGGCCTTTAAGGTTCCCAGCCTATGTGTTTGTGTACACAAATGTGCATGGTGGGGGGGAGTCAAACGGgatctttgacctgggtgaaataaagccttgtTTCGCCcctgcacacaagcacacaccccttttctctcttacctccataatttattttttataccccgcccaactggctgggtttcccctgccactctggggggcttccaacagaatattaaacagaatgaaacatccaacatttaaaacttccctaaacacctTAACACTCATCAAGGACCTGCCTCACCCAGGGAGAAGGACTTGATGAGGTGTCACAGCAAGGTCAGCGAGGGGCATAGCTTCCTGAGCGGAGGGCCAGGAGAGTCACATGTGGCCCTCGGTTCCCTCAAGCAAACTCTGCTCACTTTCTGTCCCTTCAGCTCAGTGCTGGGCTCCTGATGAGGCTCAGCCAGTTTCTTACACACCTTTTAATTCCCATGTCCCAAGGACACAGAAAGAAgcagcacccacatcccctttCTTGCAACAGCTGCAGCGATTTTACAGATCAGCCAAAGGAATAGTTGGGCTTGTCCAAACTACCTCTCGTCCTGCTGCTTCTCCCACCTGCTTCCAGGGGGGAAAACACTCTTTAGGGCGaagtcggagcaaatggcaatttgggctttctccagattgatgtttgcccaggcccatgcctagaaatctgctcagacccatgttttctaggcacagggcaAGAGAAAGAGTGGATGAGCCCAGAGACTGATTGGGAAAGTCCTGGGTTTCAAAAAAAGACACAGGATTCACAGTGGCGCCTTTGATTCACAGCACATCCTTCCAGTCTCTGTAACAATGTTCCAGTTGTAATGATGAGGCTTCTGAGCCTTGGCTTTCTCAGCCTTGCCATGAGGCCAGCTCTGGTCCACCCCTGACAATGTTTCACAGGCTGGTATCGGCAGCGCCCGTTTTTCCTTGCTGCAAGCCGCCTTCGGAAGCAGTGTCCGGCCACCCATCCCGGCAGAAGAGCAGCGCCGGGTTCCTGCAGGCCCACACCCCCAATTCCCCTCCGCTGGCCGGGCTGGAGGAGGTGAGGGTGCTCCCCACGGTGCCTCCGCTCCCATGGCTGGCGTACCGCTCTGCCCGGCTCTTGCCCTCCAGGCGGCGGCCTTGGGTGGCAGCCAGCGCCACTGCAGCCACGTTGCCCCTCGTCCTGTACCCCCCTTCCCGGTTGCGCCCAAGCAGCATGGCGATGTTGGGGTTCCGGGCGGCGTAGATGAGGGGGTTGATGGCTCCGTTGGCCCAGGCCATCCAGCAGGCCACAGTGTCCACGGCGGGTGAGAAGGAGACGTGGCCCGTGGCGGCGGCCAGGCCCAGGACGCAGTAGGGGCCCCAGCAGCAGATGATGGAGACGATCATGATGAGGACCGTGGTGGCTGTCCGCATCTCCCCGTAGTAGCGCAGCAGGTGCCCGTAGGTGGTGAGGGGGCGCACCCTGCTCTCCGAGCGCCGAACTGCACGGCAGATGTTGTAGTGGCAGAAGCACATGAGGGCGAAGGGCAGCAGGTAGCACAGGACGATCAGTGCGGCGCCGTAGGGGGGCCCCAGGCGCGAGGACCCCCAGGGCAGGGCATACATGCA
The Podarcis muralis chromosome 1, rPodMur119.hap1.1, whole genome shotgun sequence DNA segment above includes these coding regions:
- the GPR135 gene encoding G-protein coupled receptor 135, coding for MEGAALLLLINGSAPGRNESGGGQVPVPEAPSEADAAWGWSGASLASQALLLLLIFALSALGNGAVVVVIARHRPLRTVTNAFVLSLSLSELLGAALCLPPALASLLSGRPHGAWLFGPRLCLASAAAHAGLGIAATLTMALLSFDRYCAIVRQPRRKMGRRRAAQLLAAVWLAALGFSGPWYLLGRREDEEEEEEAGPEAYHCMYALPWGSSRLGPPYGAALIVLCYLLPFALMCFCHYNICRAVRRSESRVRPLTTYGHLLRYYGEMRTATTVLIMIVSIICCWGPYCVLGLAAATGHVSFSPAVDTVACWMAWANGAINPLIYAARNPNIAMLLGRNREGGYRTRGNVAAVALAATQGRRLEGKSRAERYASHGSGGTVGSTLTSSSPASGGELGVWACRNPALLFCRDGWPDTASEGGLQQGKTGAADTSL